The Bacteroidales bacterium genome includes a window with the following:
- a CDS encoding carbohydrate-binding protein, whose translation MKNLLIILLTLTLIISCSKPFTGKPFENKIQSIPGRIQCEFYDTGGEGISYHDTDSVNNGSGRLNPANGSFYNEFRMNEGVDISYTKTNGTDDNPYNDVMPEMNQLYVGWTEPGEWICYSVDVNKAGKYKIGLMFTSNRGGEIEVVNERQESTGAMKVPSTYKDADTVAWRQWHHWNKLDSLGSITLKKGKQVITLKTMASGNMNYDYLEFVPVK comes from the coding sequence ATGAAAAACCTTCTCATCATCCTTCTAACGTTAACCCTGATTATCTCGTGCAGTAAACCCTTTACAGGAAAACCCTTCGAAAATAAAATACAGTCCATTCCGGGCAGGATTCAGTGCGAATTTTATGATACCGGGGGAGAGGGCATAAGCTATCACGATACGGATAGTGTGAATAACGGCAGTGGCAGGCTGAACCCGGCAAACGGCAGTTTTTACAATGAATTCAGGATGAATGAAGGCGTTGATATTTCCTACACAAAAACAAACGGCACGGATGATAATCCTTACAATGATGTGATGCCCGAAATGAACCAGCTTTACGTCGGATGGACTGAACCCGGCGAATGGATTTGCTACAGCGTGGATGTGAATAAGGCAGGGAAATATAAGATCGGGTTGATGTTTACCTCAAACCGGGGCGGCGAAATTGAAGTGGTGAATGAACGGCAGGAAAGCACAGGCGCCATGAAAGTTCCATCTACCTATAAGGATGCAGATACAGTGGCCTGGAGGCAATGGCATCACTGGAACAAACTAGACAGCCTGGGTTCAATAACTCTCAAAAAGGGAAAGCAGGTAATCACGCTGAAAACAATGGCCAGCGGCAACATGAATTATGATTATCTTGAATTCGTTCCTGTGAAGTGA
- a CDS encoding aldo/keto reductase, with protein sequence MEKRKLGSSGVEVSAVTFGAWAIGGWMWGGADRRDALDAIRVSIDHGVTSIDTAPAYGQGLSEEIVGEAIRGIDRSNIQILTKFGLRWDTTEGEFFFKSTDNQGRPINMHKFASAESVIRECEECLTRLKTDYIDLFQIHWPDNTTPVSETMKALDKLLAAGKIRAAGVCNYSPAQMEEAAKTINLASNQVPYSMVYRDIEKDLVPYSIKNSKAIIVYSPLQRGLLTGKIKPGHHFNEGDTRKGNQFYTDDSINRVNAFLQKIKPLAESKNATLTQLVIRWTLEQPGITVALVGARNSAQAIENAGAAGVTLSAEEVKFITSELEKM encoded by the coding sequence ATGGAAAAAAGAAAACTCGGGTCATCAGGTGTTGAAGTTTCAGCGGTTACTTTTGGTGCATGGGCAATTGGCGGCTGGATGTGGGGTGGTGCCGACCGCAGGGACGCATTGGATGCAATAAGGGTTTCCATTGACCACGGAGTGACGTCAATCGATACTGCACCTGCCTATGGACAGGGTTTAAGCGAAGAAATTGTCGGCGAAGCCATCAGGGGCATTGACCGTTCCAACATACAGATTCTTACCAAATTCGGGTTGCGTTGGGATACAACTGAAGGAGAGTTCTTCTTTAAAAGCACGGATAACCAGGGCAGGCCGATCAACATGCATAAGTTTGCATCCGCCGAATCTGTGATCCGTGAATGTGAAGAATGCCTGACCCGACTGAAAACCGATTATATTGACCTGTTCCAGATCCATTGGCCTGATAACACCACACCGGTATCCGAAACCATGAAAGCCCTGGACAAGCTTCTGGCCGCCGGTAAAATCAGGGCTGCCGGTGTCTGCAATTATTCTCCCGCGCAGATGGAAGAAGCTGCAAAAACAATTAACCTGGCTTCCAACCAGGTCCCTTATAGCATGGTATACAGGGATATTGAAAAGGATCTCGTTCCTTACTCAATCAAAAATAGTAAAGCCATTATTGTTTATAGTCCCTTACAACGTGGTCTCCTTACCGGCAAAATTAAACCGGGACATCATTTTAATGAAGGCGATACAAGGAAAGGCAACCAGTTTTATACCGATGACAGCATCAATCGTGTGAATGCCTTTCTTCAAAAGATAAAACCGCTGGCCGAAAGCAAAAACGCAACGCTTACACAACTGGTTATCCGTTGGACGCTTGAACAGCCCGGAATTACAGTGGCGCTTGTAGGTGCCCGCAATAGCGCCCAGGCGATTGAAAACGCCGGCGCTGCCGGGGTTACTTTAAGTGCTGAAGAAGTGAAGTTTATTACTTCGGAGCTTGAGAAGATGTGA